A single Chloroflexota bacterium DNA region contains:
- a CDS encoding NAD(P)-dependent oxidoreductase produces MAVNKVLMTGATGYIANQLLPTFRESYEMVLVDVKDENPRGEKVEGVQIANLIDTDRSKYAGLFEGVDAVVHLGYKRRQGEPLDHFFDENENVQMAYNVLRSAYDAGVPRLAIASSNHAADWYEHNLIHTRKMESLDPYKLPLSDNFYGWAKATYEHLGFLFACGLGGFGDDSGRQQHTGGTSFLRKTGVVMVRIGAPRELDPAIYVDDPDNYKRDLGAYISPRDITQLFQKAIETPNIDNEHGVPWQVVYGISNNTRAFWSLSNAREVLGYAPEDDSEVKFAEDVRRLLIDGGAGGGRVG; encoded by the coding sequence ATGGCTGTCAACAAGGTGCTTATGACGGGGGCGACCGGGTACATCGCCAATCAACTGCTGCCCACATTCCGCGAGAGCTACGAGATGGTGCTCGTGGATGTTAAGGACGAGAACCCGCGCGGCGAGAAGGTGGAGGGCGTGCAAATCGCCAATCTGATAGACACCGACCGCAGCAAGTACGCGGGCTTGTTCGAGGGCGTGGACGCGGTGGTGCATTTGGGCTACAAGCGCAGGCAGGGCGAGCCGCTCGACCACTTCTTCGACGAGAATGAGAATGTGCAGATGGCGTACAACGTGCTGCGAAGCGCGTATGACGCCGGCGTGCCTCGCCTCGCCATCGCCAGCTCGAACCATGCCGCAGACTGGTACGAGCACAATCTCATCCACACGCGCAAGATGGAATCGCTCGACCCATACAAGCTGCCTCTGTCGGACAATTTCTACGGCTGGGCGAAGGCAACTTATGAGCACTTGGGGTTCTTGTTCGCCTGCGGACTCGGCGGCTTCGGCGACGACTCGGGCAGGCAGCAGCACACGGGTGGCACATCGTTCCTTCGCAAGACGGGCGTGGTGATGGTGCGCATCGGCGCGCCGCGCGAGCTTGACCCCGCGATATACGTGGACGACCCGGACAACTACAAGCGCGACCTCGGCGCATATATCAGCCCGCGCGACATCACGCAGCTGTTTCAGAAGGCGATAGAGACGCCGAACATCGACAACGAACACGGTGTGCCGTGGCAGGTAGTCTATGGCATCAGCAACAACACGCGGGCGTTCTGGTCGCTGAGCAACGCTCGCGAAGTTCTGGGATACGCGCCGGAGGACGATTCGGAGGTGAAGTTTGCCGAGGATGTTCGGAGGCTGCTGATTGACGGGGGTGCCGGCGGAGGTCGGGTAGGGTAG
- a CDS encoding RraA family protein gives MYEPLNADELNALRRIDTATIANAIEHFDIRSNTDGFMGWDIRCMFPEMGVMVGYAVTATLDTTTHGRVHDREARFQMFEAIDASPKPVVLALKDVSSKPRHGCHFGDGLATVSMRLGAIGLVTDGGVRDVDTVRDMGFHYFSPGMVPAHGNFGFLEAQVPVLISGVLVNPGDLIHADANGVVTIPNEIARDVVAAANEVLQREEEYRDWVNGDDFSVEKLRQR, from the coding sequence ATGTACGAACCGCTAAACGCCGACGAGCTGAACGCCCTACGCCGGATAGACACCGCGACCATCGCCAACGCGATTGAGCACTTCGACATTCGCAGCAATACGGACGGGTTTATGGGCTGGGACATTCGCTGCATGTTCCCGGAGATGGGAGTGATGGTCGGGTACGCCGTAACCGCCACGCTCGACACCACTACACATGGCAGAGTCCATGACCGCGAGGCGCGCTTTCAGATGTTTGAGGCGATCGACGCATCGCCCAAGCCCGTCGTGCTGGCGCTGAAAGATGTCAGCTCCAAGCCGCGGCACGGCTGCCACTTCGGGGATGGGCTTGCGACAGTATCCATGCGGCTGGGCGCCATCGGGCTGGTAACGGATGGCGGCGTGCGCGATGTGGACACGGTGCGCGATATGGGCTTCCACTACTTCTCGCCCGGCATGGTGCCGGCACACGGCAATTTTGGCTTCCTAGAGGCGCAAGTGCCGGTGCTAATCAGCGGAGTGCTGGTCAACCCGGGCGACCTCATCCACGCTGACGCGAACGGCGTAGTAACCATCCCGAACGAAATAGCGCGCGATGTCGTCGCAGCCGCGAACGAAGTGCTGCAGCGCGAAGAAGAGTACCGGGACTGGGTGAACGGCGACGATTTCTCGGTGGAGAAGCTGCGGCAGAGGTAG
- a CDS encoding multicopper oxidase domain-containing protein: protein MNADGEVVIAARFDTYPAEDIPYLFHCHILDHEDLDMMGQYRIVR from the coding sequence GTGAATGCGGACGGCGAAGTCGTTATCGCAGCCCGCTTCGATACTTATCCGGCTGAGGATATTCCGTACTTGTTCCACTGTCACATTCTCGACCATGAGGACCTGGACATGATGGGGCAGTATAGAATCGTTAGGTGA
- a CDS encoding multicopper oxidase domain-containing protein, translating to MMGEDCKSTLMNRIDETVQFGDTECWTLTVGDGQHVFHVHQTMFQILAINSDPRRLGKQAGRIRCE from the coding sequence TTGATGGGCGAGGACTGTAAATCAACCCTTATGAACAGGATCGACGAGACGGTGCAGTTCGGAGATACTGAGTGCTGGACGCTCACCGTTGGCGACGGGCAACATGTGTTCCATGTCCATCAGACGATGTTTCAGATATTGGCGATAAATAGCGACCCCCGCCGCCTGGGGAAGCAGGCTGGGAGGATTCGGTGTGAGTGA
- a CDS encoding gamma-glutamyltransferase family protein: MPTSDNHISIDKGDMVRPPTGRPVVYGTQGVISSGHYLTSMAGMRMLLNGGNAFDAVVAATFAAGVTEPLANYSLLAEGVFMIYDSRSGDLLSLSGQGTAPGKASVDFYKSRGFDEIPTGPGADAPMSFTTPGIIAALTSMLERYGTKTLGEVLSPAIHHAEFGFPNYEYMLQRLDSPGTRQQFELFPPGGTNIFFDNGNVPEPGSLLVQKNLADMLKRMVAAENASTGNRIDGIRAGNDAFYKGDIAKSIADYSRQVGGILDADDLANYEPEYGEPIKGTFQGHEISSHSTWTQGIMALQILNILENFDLRGMGHNSPTYTHTVLEACKLAFADREAYYGDPNYATVPIDGLISKEYAAERAQQIDPSRACLELPAPGNPWAYSAVTKPANGTVEMPVGAAVGESGNSSGTTHIACIDRDGNLVCATPSGGSFSKGVFFPEQGAAISTRIEMFNFIDGHPNRLEPGKRPRTTLINYIVSKDGTPVMTVGCPGGDHQAQANVQLMLNTLLFGMNAQEAVEAPRFATESVPDSFYPHVYYPNRVSLEEGYPAGNWDALRALGHGDLVQAATCGMGATVTTRDSNTGVLSAGGDPRRACYAIGW; this comes from the coding sequence ATGCCTACATCCGACAATCACATCAGCATAGATAAGGGCGACATGGTGCGCCCGCCTACCGGCAGGCCCGTGGTGTATGGTACGCAGGGCGTCATTTCCAGCGGGCATTACCTCACCTCTATGGCGGGCATGCGAATGCTGCTCAACGGCGGCAATGCGTTCGATGCGGTGGTCGCGGCGACTTTCGCGGCGGGTGTAACCGAGCCGCTCGCCAACTATTCGCTGCTCGCGGAAGGCGTCTTTATGATATACGACTCGCGCAGCGGCGACCTGCTCTCCCTCAGCGGTCAGGGCACCGCGCCCGGCAAGGCGAGCGTGGACTTCTACAAGTCGCGCGGCTTCGATGAGATACCGACCGGACCGGGCGCGGACGCGCCGATGTCCTTCACCACACCCGGCATCATCGCGGCGCTCACATCCATGCTGGAACGCTACGGCACGAAGACACTTGGCGAAGTGCTTTCTCCCGCGATTCACCACGCCGAGTTTGGCTTCCCCAACTATGAATATATGCTGCAGCGCCTCGACAGCCCGGGGACGCGGCAGCAGTTCGAGCTGTTCCCGCCGGGCGGCACGAACATTTTCTTCGACAATGGCAATGTGCCGGAGCCGGGTTCGCTGCTGGTGCAGAAGAACCTCGCCGATATGCTGAAGCGCATGGTCGCCGCGGAGAACGCGTCCACCGGCAACCGCATCGACGGCATCCGCGCAGGCAACGACGCCTTCTACAAGGGCGACATCGCCAAGAGCATCGCCGACTACTCGCGGCAGGTGGGCGGCATTCTCGACGCGGACGACCTAGCGAACTACGAACCGGAGTACGGCGAGCCGATCAAGGGCACATTCCAAGGGCACGAGATAAGCAGCCATTCCACTTGGACGCAGGGCATAATGGCGCTGCAAATCCTGAACATTCTCGAAAACTTCGACCTGCGTGGCATGGGACACAACTCGCCCACATACACGCACACCGTCCTAGAGGCGTGCAAGCTGGCGTTCGCGGATCGCGAAGCGTACTATGGCGATCCCAACTACGCCACCGTTCCGATAGACGGCCTAATTTCCAAGGAATACGCCGCTGAGCGCGCGCAGCAGATTGACCCGTCGCGCGCCTGCCTCGAACTGCCCGCGCCGGGCAACCCATGGGCATACAGCGCCGTTACCAAGCCCGCCAACGGCACGGTCGAAATGCCCGTCGGCGCGGCAGTCGGCGAGTCGGGCAACAGCAGTGGCACGACGCATATCGCCTGCATCGACCGTGACGGCAACTTGGTCTGCGCCACGCCGAGCGGCGGTTCGTTCAGCAAGGGCGTGTTCTTCCCCGAGCAGGGCGCCGCAATCAGCACGCGCATCGAGATGTTCAACTTCATCGACGGGCATCCGAATAGGCTGGAACCGGGCAAGCGCCCGCGCACCACGCTCATCAACTACATCGTCTCCAAGGACGGAACTCCCGTCATGACCGTCGGCTGCCCGGGCGGCGACCATCAGGCACAGGCGAATGTGCAGCTGATGCTGAACACGCTGCTGTTCGGCATGAACGCGCAGGAAGCGGTGGAAGCGCCGCGCTTCGCCACCGAGAGCGTGCCGGATTCGTTCTACCCGCATGTGTATTACCCGAACCGCGTGTCGCTCGAAGAAGGCTACCCGGCGGGGAACTGGGATGCACTGCGCGCGCTAGGACACGGCGATCTTGTGCAAGCGGCGACCTGCGGCATGGGCGCAACCGTAACCACGCGCGACTCGAACACGGGCGTCCTGAGCGCCGGCGGAGACCCGCGCCGCGCCTGCTACGCCATCGGCTGGTAA
- a CDS encoding nucleoside deaminase, giving the protein MDEFMRAALEEARRGFEEGGVPIGAALVSNGKLIATGRNRRVQEGAPIMHGEINCLYNAGEAIYDYTDLTLYSTLMPCYMCAGAVLQFGITKVVVAEGRTANEGRDMMLQHGVDIVDMEISEPREMLAQFIKTKGNRWHSHPPD; this is encoded by the coding sequence ATGGACGAATTCATGAGGGCTGCGCTTGAAGAGGCGAGGCGTGGGTTTGAGGAAGGCGGCGTTCCCATAGGCGCCGCTCTCGTGAGTAACGGCAAGCTCATCGCAACGGGGCGCAACCGCCGTGTGCAGGAAGGCGCTCCCATAATGCACGGCGAGATTAACTGCTTGTACAATGCGGGCGAGGCCATTTACGACTACACCGACCTGACGCTCTACTCCACGCTGATGCCGTGTTATATGTGCGCGGGCGCGGTCTTGCAGTTCGGAATAACGAAAGTAGTTGTTGCGGAGGGTAGAACAGCCAACGAAGGGCGCGACATGATGCTCCAACACGGCGTTGATATCGTTGACATGGAAATCAGTGAGCCGCGTGAAATGCTGGCGCAGTTCATCAAGACAAAGGGCAATCGGTGGCACAGCCATCCCCCGGATTAG
- a CDS encoding MFS transporter: protein MYLASLDLAVNVALPDITSNLATDLRTVQWVIVLYVGGSVSLQLGLGSAADAYGLRRFYIIGLAAYALAVLLIGLAPNLSTVLGLRVMQAVGNSLMVASAPAIITAIFPSEQRGRALGLMSAISTLGMITATLGGGALVEAFGWRSIFLARVPLTLLTLALALLILSERKSGERPQFDLRGGLLAMLGLACLVMFLQFGGRIGWLSPLTLALGIGAAVTLTVLLRLERGVQNPVLDPKMLTNRLLLPVIIAAFLLFMTIFLNLFILPFYVSDVLKADAKAMGFLLMLATAFAGVAAPIGGWLSDRMPTAYITTAALILTAGILFWFSALTTDSSLNDVAIRMAVGGIGMGVFQATNATLIMGAMPRDRLGTGGALISLSMSMGIVASVALLGGMFDGRLAMYEATTPDASQAFVMAFRDTYIVAGIITVLAVAVSVSYWPQALRWRATKK from the coding sequence ATGTACCTGGCTTCGCTGGACCTTGCCGTCAATGTCGCGCTGCCGGACATCACATCCAACCTCGCCACCGACTTGCGCACTGTGCAGTGGGTTATCGTGTTGTATGTGGGGGGCAGTGTTAGCCTACAGCTCGGTCTGGGCAGCGCGGCGGACGCTTACGGGCTGCGGCGATTCTACATAATCGGGCTGGCGGCATACGCGCTGGCGGTGCTGCTCATCGGGCTGGCGCCAAACCTGTCCACCGTGCTCGGGCTGCGCGTGATGCAAGCGGTCGGCAACTCGCTGATGGTGGCGTCGGCGCCGGCAATCATCACCGCCATATTCCCGTCGGAGCAGCGCGGCAGAGCGCTCGGGCTGATGTCCGCGATTTCCACGCTGGGCATGATTACGGCAACGCTGGGCGGCGGCGCGCTAGTGGAAGCATTCGGCTGGCGCTCCATATTCCTCGCGCGCGTGCCGCTCACGCTGCTTACGCTCGCGCTCGCGCTCCTCATACTATCGGAGCGCAAATCGGGCGAACGACCGCAATTCGACCTGCGCGGCGGACTGCTCGCGATGCTTGGGCTGGCGTGCCTCGTGATGTTCCTGCAGTTCGGCGGCAGAATCGGCTGGCTCTCTCCGCTTACGCTGGCTTTGGGCATCGGCGCGGCGGTAACGCTCACCGTATTGCTGAGATTAGAGCGCGGCGTTCAGAATCCGGTACTCGACCCGAAAATGCTGACCAATCGGCTGCTGCTGCCGGTTATCATAGCGGCGTTCCTGCTGTTCATGACGATATTCCTGAACCTGTTCATCTTGCCGTTCTACGTCTCCGATGTGCTCAAGGCGGACGCAAAGGCAATGGGATTCCTATTGATGCTCGCCACCGCATTCGCAGGCGTCGCCGCGCCCATAGGCGGCTGGCTGTCGGACAGAATGCCCACCGCTTATATCACAACGGCCGCGCTGATCCTGACAGCCGGCATTCTGTTCTGGTTCAGCGCTCTCACGACCGATTCGAGCTTGAACGATGTGGCGATACGAATGGCGGTAGGCGGCATCGGAATGGGGGTATTTCAGGCGACTAACGCCACTCTAATCATGGGCGCTATGCCGAGAGACAGGCTAGGCACCGGCGGCGCGCTCATATCATTATCCATGAGCATGGGCATTGTTGCCAGCGTTGCGCTGCTGGGCGGCATGTTCGACGGCAGGCTCGCCATGTACGAAGCCACGACGCCGGACGCATCGCAGGCATTCGTAATGGCATTCCGCGACACCTACATCGTCGCCGGCATCATAACCGTGCTTGCGGTCGCCGTGTCGGTGAGTTACTGGCCGCAGGCATTGCGGTGGCGCGCTACAAAAAAATAA
- a CDS encoding NAD(P)-dependent oxidoreductase — MADRKIGYIGLGNMGGGMASHLLASGYDVTVYDIRAEAVQALVDKGATAASSPREVAEQCDVIVSSLPTPQIVESMATGEDGLVHGLSAGKVYIDMSSIDPDTTRRVGAAVQAKGADMLDVPVGMGPQQAATGALTLMIGGSASVVEDCKDVLDTLGDQQFYCGELGLGVTTKIVNNLVSCSVATLLGEAVTMGVAAGLNPERLREVMNNTAASTLHGRTGLKAKVFERNFEPGFKLALSHKDLGLAAQLAASLGAANMVGSAAYQVQTLAMGKGLGNEDQHAAIKVAEETAGVEVKGSES; from the coding sequence ATGGCAGACAGGAAGATAGGCTACATCGGCTTGGGCAATATGGGCGGCGGCATGGCGTCGCACTTGCTCGCAAGCGGATACGATGTAACGGTGTACGACATACGCGCTGAGGCGGTGCAGGCGCTAGTGGACAAGGGCGCGACCGCCGCATCGTCGCCGCGCGAGGTCGCAGAGCAGTGCGATGTCATAGTCAGCTCGCTGCCCACGCCGCAGATAGTCGAGAGCATGGCGACCGGCGAGGACGGTCTCGTGCACGGGTTGAGCGCGGGCAAGGTCTATATCGACATGAGCAGCATCGACCCCGACACCACGCGCAGAGTCGGCGCGGCGGTGCAGGCGAAAGGCGCGGACATGCTCGATGTGCCGGTCGGCATGGGCCCGCAGCAGGCGGCGACCGGCGCTCTCACGCTGATGATTGGCGGCAGCGCGAGCGTCGTCGAAGACTGCAAGGATGTGCTGGACACGCTCGGCGACCAGCAATTCTACTGCGGCGAACTGGGGTTGGGCGTTACCACTAAGATAGTCAACAACCTCGTATCCTGCTCGGTCGCCACGCTGCTTGGCGAGGCGGTCACCATGGGCGTTGCCGCCGGACTGAACCCGGAGCGGCTGCGAGAAGTCATGAACAACACCGCCGCAAGCACGTTGCACGGGCGCACGGGCTTGAAGGCAAAGGTATTCGAGCGCAACTTCGAGCCTGGCTTCAAGCTCGCCTTGTCGCACAAAGACCTGGGACTTGCGGCGCAGCTTGCGGCATCGCTGGGCGCGGCGAACATGGTCGGCTCCGCGGCATACCAAGTGCAGACGCTCGCCATGGGCAAGGGTCTTGGCAACGAGGATCAGCATGCGGCTATCAAAGTAGCCGAAGAAACCGCCGGCGTGGAGGTCAAGGGCAGCGAGAGCTAA
- a CDS encoding sulfite exporter TauE/SafE family protein, translated as MLDAVSPTELVFAVLVVFFACTVFSAMGFGIGIVGLPLLFLLFDPATSIILLNVMALPVVILVVLRNREHLRPREIVPIVVAGIVGALIGGWVLAMLDIAEYKDIFGIAVLVVIIALTVGGMFRMPFRMPRASILGPVCGFLVGLFITGIGVGGPLLVLFFISQGWGRQGTRASMALYFIFMGTALIVGYGLNDLYTPARTTLLLASIVPAMLAALLGDRIAKSLTDAVWRRGVIALVLVSSTFGLALKMWNLVAA; from the coding sequence TTGCTCGACGCCGTAAGCCCGACGGAATTGGTGTTCGCCGTGCTGGTGGTGTTCTTCGCCTGCACGGTGTTCAGCGCTATGGGCTTTGGCATCGGGATCGTGGGGCTGCCGCTGCTGTTCTTGCTGTTCGACCCGGCGACATCGATCATCCTGCTGAATGTGATGGCGCTGCCGGTGGTGATTCTGGTTGTGCTGCGGAACCGGGAGCATCTGCGCCCACGAGAGATTGTGCCTATCGTGGTGGCGGGCATTGTGGGCGCGCTTATCGGCGGCTGGGTGCTGGCGATGCTAGACATCGCGGAGTACAAGGACATCTTCGGCATTGCGGTGCTGGTGGTCATCATCGCGCTCACGGTTGGCGGGATGTTTCGGATGCCCTTCCGTATGCCCAGGGCAAGCATTCTGGGGCCGGTGTGCGGCTTTCTGGTGGGGCTGTTTATCACGGGCATAGGCGTGGGCGGACCGCTGCTGGTGCTGTTCTTCATCTCGCAGGGCTGGGGCCGTCAAGGCACTCGCGCGTCTATGGCGCTGTACTTCATATTCATGGGAACTGCTCTGATTGTCGGCTATGGGCTGAACGACCTGTACACGCCGGCGCGGACTACGCTGTTGCTGGCTTCTATTGTGCCGGCGATGCTTGCCGCGCTGCTGGGCGACCGCATAGCCAAGAGCCTGACCGATGCGGTGTGGCGGCGCGGCGTAATTGCTCTGGTGCTGGTATCCAGCACGTTCGGACTGGCGCTGAAGATGTGGAATCTGGTGGCGGCTTGA
- a CDS encoding signal recognition particle protein gives MFEALSDKLNGVFGRLGNKGRLTECDVDEALREVRMALLEADVNFGVAREFIARIREEALKSDVLKSLSPGQQVVKITNDALVDILGGKVHRLESGPRRPSVILMVGLNGAGKTTASAKLARHLKQDGQLPVMVAADLQRPAAIQQLETLGGQIDVSVYQDSKSGNTPKVAKDGVKRAAELNAAWAIVDTAGRFQVDDELMSELESVKDAVSPDETLLVVDAMTGQEAVEAAKQFHDRIGLTGLIMTKMDGDARGGAALSITSVTGVPIKFMGTGERADALEAFYPDRLASRILGMGDMLTLIDKAQASFDEDEAAEMERKIRQATFDLDDFLGQLQQLKQMGPISQVLEMVPGFSAMKGKISVDELDGSHLVKTEAIIRSMTPEERRRPEIIGGSRRRRIARGSGTTPQDVNQLLNQFSQMQKMMRQFMGVSSGKGSKRQSKKMRRMMRQQGNILNMPNMR, from the coding sequence ATGTTTGAGGCTCTATCAGACAAGCTGAACGGCGTATTCGGCCGCCTTGGAAACAAGGGCAGGCTGACCGAGTGCGATGTGGACGAGGCGCTGCGTGAAGTGCGTATGGCGCTGCTCGAAGCCGATGTGAACTTCGGCGTCGCCCGCGAGTTCATCGCTCGCATTCGCGAAGAGGCGCTGAAGTCCGATGTGCTGAAGAGCCTGTCGCCGGGACAGCAGGTCGTCAAGATTACCAATGACGCGCTCGTGGACATCCTCGGCGGTAAGGTACATCGCCTCGAATCCGGTCCGCGCCGTCCGTCTGTCATCCTCATGGTCGGGCTAAACGGCGCGGGCAAAACCACCGCGTCCGCGAAACTCGCGCGGCATCTGAAGCAAGACGGTCAGCTACCGGTGATGGTCGCCGCCGACTTGCAACGTCCCGCCGCCATTCAGCAACTCGAAACGCTGGGCGGGCAGATTGATGTGTCGGTCTATCAGGATTCGAAATCCGGAAATACACCCAAAGTCGCCAAAGACGGTGTGAAACGCGCCGCCGAGTTGAACGCGGCATGGGCTATCGTTGACACGGCTGGCAGATTTCAGGTTGATGACGAACTGATGTCCGAATTGGAATCGGTGAAAGACGCCGTATCGCCTGACGAAACGCTGCTCGTCGTGGACGCGATGACGGGTCAGGAAGCCGTCGAAGCCGCCAAGCAGTTCCACGACCGCATAGGCTTGACCGGGTTGATTATGACCAAGATGGACGGCGATGCGCGTGGCGGCGCGGCGCTGTCAATAACTTCGGTAACCGGCGTGCCTATCAAGTTCATGGGCACGGGCGAGCGCGCGGACGCGCTGGAAGCATTCTACCCGGACAGGCTCGCCTCGCGCATTCTCGGAATGGGCGACATGCTGACGCTCATCGACAAGGCGCAGGCTTCCTTCGACGAAGACGAAGCCGCCGAGATGGAGCGCAAGATACGCCAGGCGACATTCGACCTTGACGATTTCCTAGGGCAGCTTCAGCAACTCAAGCAGATGGGACCCATAAGCCAAGTGCTGGAAATGGTGCCCGGCTTCTCCGCGATGAAGGGCAAGATTTCCGTGGACGAACTAGACGGCAGCCACTTGGTCAAGACCGAGGCGATCATACGCTCCATGACGCCCGAAGAACGCCGCCGCCCGGAGATTATCGGCGGCAGTCGCAGGCGGCGCATCGCGCGCGGCAGCGGCACGACGCCGCAGGATGTCAACCAGCTGCTCAATCAGTTCAGCCAAATGCAGAAGATGATGCGCCAGTTCATGGGCGTGAGCAGCGGTAAAGGCAGCAAGCGCCAGAGCAAAAAGATGCGCCGCATGATGCGCCAGCAGGGGAACATCCTGAACATGCCGAACATGCGCTGA
- the hrcA gene encoding heat-inducible transcription repressor HrcA gives MGCRCVRSRMSDGAAHVSALSPVSWGEIANRTGKPCLAAAAIVECEDTTFRKWHLVSWPSALMLTKRQELILKIIVGGYTRTAMPVASEAVARSHELNVSSATVRNDVAVLKDMGYLANPHTSAGSVPLDKAYRFFVESIEPVLATTIPHSIREDARERLQNILQNLDEWANVSAAVLSGLVGNMAISTFPKARETRVHHLDLVHIQDLLVMLIVVLEQARIHRQLIRLPHPMEMDELEESTARLRSYLTGHNQHEIESQVMHLTPLEEEFVDATVTVLQAEEKTAFRDHYVDGIRNLLSQPEFAENERARAIVEGVEDGSLAQTILSETPEGGIVRVIIGHEHPDDALSPLSVVVCQYGLPHRAVGALGVVGPTRMEYTRTIAGVRFVSSAMSELLENVYVD, from the coding sequence ATGGGCTGCCGTTGTGTTCGGAGTCGGATGAGTGATGGGGCGGCGCATGTAAGCGCATTATCACCAGTGAGCTGGGGCGAGATTGCCAATCGGACAGGCAAGCCTTGTTTGGCAGCGGCGGCGATTGTAGAATGTGAAGATACTACCTTCCGCAAGTGGCATCTTGTATCTTGGCCGAGTGCGCTTATGCTCACGAAAAGACAAGAACTCATACTGAAAATCATCGTCGGCGGCTACACGCGCACCGCGATGCCCGTCGCGTCTGAGGCGGTCGCGCGCAGCCACGAGCTGAATGTCAGCTCCGCCACGGTGCGCAACGATGTCGCCGTGCTGAAGGATATGGGCTATCTCGCCAACCCGCACACATCGGCGGGCAGCGTCCCACTCGACAAGGCGTATCGTTTCTTCGTCGAATCCATCGAGCCGGTGCTTGCGACGACTATCCCGCATAGCATCCGAGAAGACGCGCGAGAACGCCTGCAGAACATCCTGCAGAACCTCGACGAATGGGCGAATGTGTCCGCGGCGGTGCTGTCCGGTCTGGTGGGCAACATGGCGATTTCCACCTTCCCAAAGGCGCGCGAAACCCGCGTGCATCACCTCGACTTGGTGCACATCCAAGACCTGTTGGTCATGCTCATTGTAGTGCTGGAGCAGGCGCGAATTCACCGCCAGCTCATTCGTCTGCCGCACCCGATGGAAATGGACGAACTGGAAGAGTCAACCGCGCGGCTGCGGTCATATCTAACAGGGCACAACCAGCACGAAATCGAATCGCAGGTGATGCACCTGACGCCGCTCGAAGAGGAATTTGTCGATGCGACGGTTACCGTGCTGCAAGCGGAAGAGAAGACGGCGTTCAGAGACCACTATGTCGATGGAATACGCAATCTGCTCTCCCAGCCTGAATTCGCCGAAAACGAACGCGCGCGCGCCATTGTAGAGGGCGTGGAGGACGGCAGCCTAGCGCAGACAATCCTGTCGGAGACGCCCGAGGGCGGCATCGTGCGCGTCATAATCGGACACGAGCACCCGGACGACGCGCTATCGCCGCTGAGCGTGGTTGTGTGTCAATACGGACTGCCGCATCGCGCAGTCGGCGCACTAGGCGTCGTTGGACCCACGCGCATGGAATACACGCGGACAATCGCGGGCGTCAGGTTCGTCTCGTCCGCGATGAGCGAACTGCTTGAGAACGTATATGTCGATTAA